In Drosophila santomea strain STO CAGO 1482 chromosome 3L, Prin_Dsan_1.1, whole genome shotgun sequence, a single window of DNA contains:
- the LOC120449902 gene encoding uncharacterized protein LOC120449902 isoform X1 — protein MKIRASLLAVVLLATASLAEESNWGNEWAPMEDAMTSRRSVDTKPAEQSDIQGRYLVHESIQSNSTTQIDEVIEQLINSRREGRNLGEYDAVYADGNIDQALQQGNDLQARNLIRDKLCGLGLMSCDVEEKRPFYSTIYAQGPPPPSGFSGGPYGPAKPMPPPSYFSGRPPMGGPPGSYGPPPSSLNSFGPPPSSVNSFGPPRKVGYEGPYKPMSGPYRPSGPGGYLEHPPPSAIDGSSDGITYTKPPPGALIYDSKPPGPIYTGGPSLGAGPVFNGASNGVPPYNYENPEGGIQGASSAPNGFYSQQSSASSSSATSSSTKVVVGAPLDSLQQHVHHHYHHVEGGEGAKVPSVPIPIGAGQTINTDFSALAQSSATYTPSVQTSSGSSYSQSNAFNAGFNGASQGGLLSQNGFGISQKPTGDLYKPNSGDLYKPNSGLGNFGSSASGGFSGSPSSSYHSQNPDYYKKELQGGASNQYNGISGGYQGQGQYQSGYDTSRQQIVDCQCVPISQCPAADRIGRKEDLILPIDPRNLGKDIEALSDDALSNNATTSAEGKKAEEKADEDNKKRTRRQADQKDDEASDLSLDAQGRQSPLGGSPLALPALQAIELIQRKVLPTYGVSFGLPYPSGGYGGYPSNILGDHVPAQNPYFGSVGPNGLNLGLVNVNPLVSVQVAKTEYGEKVVKPLVNLHVTPNANLIQKVGDFFKKKPTEAYSTHYHHHDHYSGYEHHDYDHHGHHDHHYHHSYPNFYGGSGPGPHFSVEMVPSTPIFEYHSGPSAPSVQYHHHHESSPYENSFSSIYPESSPDFGGFGEYSQHVERSANVSGGDADVSSNSGRRGKQLNLGPLYNIPTPTPGEAAGSDRITFPRDRRRRSVEDSVWAGAAPEEQRAYYGNRPVEKTCRINEVCCRRPLRPQAPPQQFGRCGVRNAAGITGRIKNPVYVDGDSEFGEYPWHVAILKKDPKESIYACGGTLIDAQHIISAAHCIKSQNGFDLRVRLGEWDVNHDVEFFPYIERDVVSVHIHPEYYAGTLDNDLAVLKLDQPVDFTKNPHISPACLPDKYSDFTGARCWTTGWGKDAFGEHGKYQNILKEVDVPILSHQQCEAQLRNTRLGYSYKLNPGFVCAGGEEGKDACKGDGGGPLVCDRNGAMHVVGVVSWGIGCGQVNVPGVYVKVSAYLPWIQQITQSYQ, from the exons ATGAAAATTAGAGCTAGCCTTTTGGCAGTTGTACTGCTGGCCACTGCCTCCTTGGCCGAAGAGTCCAACTGGGGCAATGAGTGGGCGCCCATGGAGGATGCGATGACAAGTCGGCGATCTGTTGATACCAAGCCTGCCGAACAATCTGACATACAGGGACGTTACCTGGTCCACGAGTCCATCCAGAGCAACAGCACCACCCAGATCGACGAGGTCATTGAACAACTGATAAACTCCCGCCGTGAGGGTCGTAATCTGGGAGAGTACGATGCCGTCTATGCTGATGGTAATATCGATCAGGCTCTGCAGCAGGGAAACGATCTGCAGGCCCGTAATCTTATTAGGGATAAACTGTGCGGATTGGGACTGATGAGCTGCGATGTGGAGGAGAAGCGTCCCTTCTACTCGACCATCTACGCCCAAGGTCCTCCACCACCATCTGGTTTCAGCGGTGGTCCCTATGGTCCAGCAAAGCCCATGCCCCCACCAAGCTACTTCAGCGGTCGCCCGCCAATGGGTGGACCCCCAGGATCCTACGGACCCCCACCAAGCTCCCTGAACTCCTTTGGACCTCCGCCCAGCTCCGTGAACTCCTTTGGACCTCCCAGGAAGGTGGGATACGAGGGACCCTACAAACCAATGTCTGGACCTTACAGGCCATCTGGACCCGGTGGCTACCTGGAGCATCCTCCACCATCCGCCATTGACGGCTCCTCCGACGGTATCACCTACACGAAGCCACCACCCGGAGCCCTGATCTACGACAGCAAACCACCAGGACCCATCTACACCGGAGGTCCTTCTCTAGGTGCTGGACCCGTTTTCAATGGTGCTTCGAATGGAGTTCCTCCATACAACTACGAGAATCCCGAGGGTGGCATCCAGGGCGCCAGCTCAGCTCCCAATGGCTTCTACTCGCAGCAGTCTTCAgcttcctcctcctcggcaACGTCCTCCAGTACCAAAGTAGTGGTTGGAGCACCGCTCGATAGCCTGCAGCAACATGTACACCATCATTACCATCATGTGGAAGGTGGCGAAGGAGCCAAGGTTCCCAGTGTGCCAATTCCCATTGGAGCTGGCCAGACCATTAACACCGACTTCAGTGCTCTGGCCCAATCCTCTGCCACATACACTCCATCCGTTCAGACTTCTTCCGGATCCAGTTACTCCCAGTCCAATGCCTTCAATGCTGGCTTTAATGGTGCTTCTCAGGGTGGACTTCTTTCCCAGAATGGTTTTGGAATCTCCCAGAAACCCACTGGAGATCTGTACAAACCAAACTCTGGAGATCTCTACAAACCGAACTCAGGACTAGGAAACTTTGGCAGCAGCGCCTCTGGAGGATTCAGTGGATCGCCCAGCTCCAGTTACCACAGTCAGAACCCCGACTACTACAAGAAGGAGCTACAAGGTGGAGCATCCAACCAGTACAATGGCATTTCTGGTGGCTACCAGGGTCAGGGACAGTACCAGAGTGGCTATGACACCTCCCGCCAGCAGATCGTGGACTGCCAGTGTGTGCCCATCTCCCAGTGCCCCGCTGCCGACCGCATTGGCCGCAAGGAGGATCTCATTCTGCCCATTGATCCCCGCAACCTGGGCAAGGACATTGAGGCTCTGAGTGACGATGCTCTGTCCAACAATGCTACCACTTCTGCTGAGGGTAAGAAGGCCGAAGAGAAGGCGGACGAGGATAACAAGAAACGCACCCGTCGCCAGGCTGATCAAAAAGATGACGAAGCAAGCGATCTCTCACTCGATGCTCAAGGG AGACAGTCCCCGCTCGGAGGATCTCCATTGGCATTGCCCGCTCTCCAGGCCATAGAACTAATCCAACGCAAAGTGCTGCCCACTTACGGTGTGAGCTTTGGGCTTCCCTATCCCAGTGGCGGCTATGGAGGTTATCCCTCGAATATCCTGGGTGATCATGTTCCCGCTCAAAACCCGTACTTCGGTTCGGTGGGGCCTAATGGTTTGAATCTCGGTCTGGTGAATGTGAACCCTCTGGTATCGGTACAAGTGGCCAAAACAGAATATGGCGAGAAGGTGGTGAAGCCACTGGTCAATCTGCATGTCACCCCAAATGCGAATCTCATTCAAAAAGTGGGGGACTTCTTTAAGAAGAAGCCCACCGAAGCGTATAGCACCCATTACCACCACCACGATCATTATAGTGGCTACGAGCATCACGATTATGATCACCATGGACATCACGATCACCACTACCACCACTCGTACCCGAATTTCTATGGAGGATCAGGCCCGGGTCCCCATTTCAGTGTGGAAATGGTCCCCAGCACCCCCATCTTCGAGTACCACAGTGGCCCTTCTGCGCCTTCGGTTCAGTATCATCACCACCACGAATCGTCTCCCTATGAGAACTCTTTCAGCTCGATATATCCCGAATCCAGTCCCGATTTCGGGGGCTTTGGCGAGTACTCACAGCATGTGGAACGAAGTGCCAATGTGAGCGGTGGGGATGCTGATGTGTCATCGAATTCCGGTCGTCGTGGAAAACAGTTGAACCTAGGACCCCTCTACAATATTCCCACTCCGACTCCTGGTGAGGCCGCTGGCAGTGACCGGATCACTTTCCCCCGGGATCGCAGGCGCAGGAGCGTTGAGGATAGTGTGTGGGCGGGAGCAGCTCCTGAGGAGCAG CGTGCTTATTATGGAAACCGACCCGTGGAGAAGACCTGCCGCATCAACGAGGTCTGCTGCCGTCGTCCTCTGCGTCCCCAGGCTCCTCCCCAGCAATTTGGTCGTTGCGGAGTGAGAAACGCCGCTGGAATCACCGGTCGCATCAAGAATCCCGTCTACGTCGACGGAGACAGTGAGTTCGGCGAGTATCCCTGGCATGTGGCCATTCTGAAGAAGGACCCCAAGGAGTCGATCTACGCCTGCGGTGGCACCCTCATTGATGCCCAGCACATCATCTCTGCTGCCCATTGCATTAAATC CCAAAATGGCTTCGATCTTCGTGTGCGTCTGGGCGAATGGGATGTCAACCACGATGTGGAGTTCTTCCCCTACATTGAACGCGATGTGGTTTCCGTGCACATCCATCCTGAGTACTATGCCGGCACTTTGGACAATGATCTGGCCGTTCTGAAACTGGACCAACCCGTTGACTTCACCAAGAATCCCCACATTAGTCCCGCCTGTCTGCCCGACAAGTATTCCGATTTCACTGGAGCTCGTTGCTGGACGACTGGATGGGGCAAGGATGCCTTCGGCGAGCACGGCAAGTACCAGAACATCCTGAAGGAGGTGGATGTGCCAATCCTATCGCACCAGCAGTGCGAGGCCCAGCTGAGGAACACCCGTCTGGGTTATAGCTACAAACTGAATCCCGGATTTGTGTGCGCCGGCGGAGAGGAGGGCAAGGATGCCTGCAAGGGTGATGGCGGTGGTCCATTGGTGTGCGACAGGAATGGAGCCATGCACGTGGTTGGAGTGGTGTCCTGGGGCATTGGATGCGGCCAGGTGAACGTTCCTGGAGTCTACGTAAAGGTCTCCGCCTACCTGCCCTGGATCCAACAAATCACCCAGAGCTATCAATGA
- the LOC120449902 gene encoding uncharacterized protein LOC120449902 isoform X2 → MKIRASLLAVVLLATASLAEESNWGNEWAPMEDAMTSRRSVDTKPAEQSDIQGRYLVHESIQSNSTTQIDEVIEQLINSRREGRNLGEYDAVYADGNIDQALQQGNDLQARNLIRDKLCGLGLMSCDVEEKRPFYSTIYAQGPPPPSGFSGGPYGPAKPMPPPSYFSGRPPMGGPPGSYGPPPSSLNSFGPPPSSVNSFGPPRKVGYEGPYKPMSGPYRPSGPGGYLEHPPPSAIDGSSDGITYTKPPPGALIYDSKPPGPIYTGGPSLGAGPVFNGASNGVPPYNYENPEGGIQGASSAPNGFYSQQSSASSSSATSSSTKVVVGAPLDSLQQHVHHHYHHVEGGEGAKVPSVPIPIGAGQTINTDFSALAQSSATYTPSVQTSSGSSYSQSNAFNAGFNGASQGGLLSQNGFGISQKPTGDLYKPNSGDLYKPNSGLGNFGSSASGGFSGSPSSSYHSQNPDYYKKELQGGASNQYNGISGGYQGQGQYQSGYDTSRQQIVDCQCVPISQCPAADRIGRKEDLILPIDPRNLGKDIEALSDDALSNNATTSAEGKKAEEKADEDNKKRTRRQADQKDDEASDLSLDAQGRAYYGNRPVEKTCRINEVCCRRPLRPQAPPQQFGRCGVRNAAGITGRIKNPVYVDGDSEFGEYPWHVAILKKDPKESIYACGGTLIDAQHIISAAHCIKSQNGFDLRVRLGEWDVNHDVEFFPYIERDVVSVHIHPEYYAGTLDNDLAVLKLDQPVDFTKNPHISPACLPDKYSDFTGARCWTTGWGKDAFGEHGKYQNILKEVDVPILSHQQCEAQLRNTRLGYSYKLNPGFVCAGGEEGKDACKGDGGGPLVCDRNGAMHVVGVVSWGIGCGQVNVPGVYVKVSAYLPWIQQITQSYQ, encoded by the exons ATGAAAATTAGAGCTAGCCTTTTGGCAGTTGTACTGCTGGCCACTGCCTCCTTGGCCGAAGAGTCCAACTGGGGCAATGAGTGGGCGCCCATGGAGGATGCGATGACAAGTCGGCGATCTGTTGATACCAAGCCTGCCGAACAATCTGACATACAGGGACGTTACCTGGTCCACGAGTCCATCCAGAGCAACAGCACCACCCAGATCGACGAGGTCATTGAACAACTGATAAACTCCCGCCGTGAGGGTCGTAATCTGGGAGAGTACGATGCCGTCTATGCTGATGGTAATATCGATCAGGCTCTGCAGCAGGGAAACGATCTGCAGGCCCGTAATCTTATTAGGGATAAACTGTGCGGATTGGGACTGATGAGCTGCGATGTGGAGGAGAAGCGTCCCTTCTACTCGACCATCTACGCCCAAGGTCCTCCACCACCATCTGGTTTCAGCGGTGGTCCCTATGGTCCAGCAAAGCCCATGCCCCCACCAAGCTACTTCAGCGGTCGCCCGCCAATGGGTGGACCCCCAGGATCCTACGGACCCCCACCAAGCTCCCTGAACTCCTTTGGACCTCCGCCCAGCTCCGTGAACTCCTTTGGACCTCCCAGGAAGGTGGGATACGAGGGACCCTACAAACCAATGTCTGGACCTTACAGGCCATCTGGACCCGGTGGCTACCTGGAGCATCCTCCACCATCCGCCATTGACGGCTCCTCCGACGGTATCACCTACACGAAGCCACCACCCGGAGCCCTGATCTACGACAGCAAACCACCAGGACCCATCTACACCGGAGGTCCTTCTCTAGGTGCTGGACCCGTTTTCAATGGTGCTTCGAATGGAGTTCCTCCATACAACTACGAGAATCCCGAGGGTGGCATCCAGGGCGCCAGCTCAGCTCCCAATGGCTTCTACTCGCAGCAGTCTTCAgcttcctcctcctcggcaACGTCCTCCAGTACCAAAGTAGTGGTTGGAGCACCGCTCGATAGCCTGCAGCAACATGTACACCATCATTACCATCATGTGGAAGGTGGCGAAGGAGCCAAGGTTCCCAGTGTGCCAATTCCCATTGGAGCTGGCCAGACCATTAACACCGACTTCAGTGCTCTGGCCCAATCCTCTGCCACATACACTCCATCCGTTCAGACTTCTTCCGGATCCAGTTACTCCCAGTCCAATGCCTTCAATGCTGGCTTTAATGGTGCTTCTCAGGGTGGACTTCTTTCCCAGAATGGTTTTGGAATCTCCCAGAAACCCACTGGAGATCTGTACAAACCAAACTCTGGAGATCTCTACAAACCGAACTCAGGACTAGGAAACTTTGGCAGCAGCGCCTCTGGAGGATTCAGTGGATCGCCCAGCTCCAGTTACCACAGTCAGAACCCCGACTACTACAAGAAGGAGCTACAAGGTGGAGCATCCAACCAGTACAATGGCATTTCTGGTGGCTACCAGGGTCAGGGACAGTACCAGAGTGGCTATGACACCTCCCGCCAGCAGATCGTGGACTGCCAGTGTGTGCCCATCTCCCAGTGCCCCGCTGCCGACCGCATTGGCCGCAAGGAGGATCTCATTCTGCCCATTGATCCCCGCAACCTGGGCAAGGACATTGAGGCTCTGAGTGACGATGCTCTGTCCAACAATGCTACCACTTCTGCTGAGGGTAAGAAGGCCGAAGAGAAGGCGGACGAGGATAACAAGAAACGCACCCGTCGCCAGGCTGATCAAAAAGATGACGAAGCAAGCGATCTCTCACTCGATGCTCAAGGG CGTGCTTATTATGGAAACCGACCCGTGGAGAAGACCTGCCGCATCAACGAGGTCTGCTGCCGTCGTCCTCTGCGTCCCCAGGCTCCTCCCCAGCAATTTGGTCGTTGCGGAGTGAGAAACGCCGCTGGAATCACCGGTCGCATCAAGAATCCCGTCTACGTCGACGGAGACAGTGAGTTCGGCGAGTATCCCTGGCATGTGGCCATTCTGAAGAAGGACCCCAAGGAGTCGATCTACGCCTGCGGTGGCACCCTCATTGATGCCCAGCACATCATCTCTGCTGCCCATTGCATTAAATC CCAAAATGGCTTCGATCTTCGTGTGCGTCTGGGCGAATGGGATGTCAACCACGATGTGGAGTTCTTCCCCTACATTGAACGCGATGTGGTTTCCGTGCACATCCATCCTGAGTACTATGCCGGCACTTTGGACAATGATCTGGCCGTTCTGAAACTGGACCAACCCGTTGACTTCACCAAGAATCCCCACATTAGTCCCGCCTGTCTGCCCGACAAGTATTCCGATTTCACTGGAGCTCGTTGCTGGACGACTGGATGGGGCAAGGATGCCTTCGGCGAGCACGGCAAGTACCAGAACATCCTGAAGGAGGTGGATGTGCCAATCCTATCGCACCAGCAGTGCGAGGCCCAGCTGAGGAACACCCGTCTGGGTTATAGCTACAAACTGAATCCCGGATTTGTGTGCGCCGGCGGAGAGGAGGGCAAGGATGCCTGCAAGGGTGATGGCGGTGGTCCATTGGTGTGCGACAGGAATGGAGCCATGCACGTGGTTGGAGTGGTGTCCTGGGGCATTGGATGCGGCCAGGTGAACGTTCCTGGAGTCTACGTAAAGGTCTCCGCCTACCTGCCCTGGATCCAACAAATCACCCAGAGCTATCAATGA